The following nucleotide sequence is from Candidatus Zixiibacteriota bacterium.
ATTTGTACAACCAGACGCCCAGTCCGAACGTCTTATCGCGATCACCATCGAGCAACCCGGGGTTCCCCTCTTCGTTCTTGTTCAATTGCAGAAAGCCCGACAGCGCCAGCCCCGGCCGCACAGCACCCGGTGAGAACACATGGATTGCCACTCGTCCGATGACAGACTTGTCATCCATGTCGAGAAAGTCGTCTTCGTCATAGCCGAGGTTCAGATACTCGACGCCGACGTCGACTCGTCCGAAGAACGACGCCCCGATCTGCCACGACGTGCCGTCGCAGGCGGAATTGGATATGTACGATCCGGCGACCGTGACCGCGGTTTTGCCCTTCTCCGGGATGATGGGCTGGGCGATTGCCTGTGTACTGACAAAAATGGCAGCGGCTACACAAACAAAAACCCTCACCCGAACACTCTCCCACGGGGAGAGGGATGGGGTGAGGCAGTCGGAGGCGCGAGAGCGGTTCATCACTTCTTTGCGATCCGTTGCTTCCATTCGTCGAGCGTGTCGGTCAGCAGCGTCTCGTTTTCGAACTGGTGATATTTCACGATTCCCCAGATTTGATCTTCGGTGAGGTTCTTGTTGTGCTGCTTGGCGGCGGTGAAGATTTCATCGACCAGTCTTTTCTCCGGCTCAATTTGATGCTCGCGCAGCCAGTAGACGATGTTTGATACACCCGACATGAACCCGATATCGATTTTCTGGCGCAATCCGAAGATCCCGGCGGGAACGCCAGAGTACACGCGGTCAGCAAGCCAGTCGTCGCCCTTGTTCCGCGCTTTGATGATCGCAGCGGCGTGGACTCCGGTGGCAGTGCGAAACGCATCATTGCCGAAGACCGGATAGTTGTGCGGCAAGGGAACATCGCACATCTCCGCGACCAGTCGCACATACTCGCCCAGTCGTGACGGGTTCCGATCGGAGATGCCGTCGAGGATCAGGTTCACCAACAGTTGGTCCATCGGCGTGTTGCCGACCCGTTCGCCGATCCCCAGGCCGGTGGCATGCACGCGATCGGCGCCCGCCTTCATCGCCGCCAGCGTATTGACGACCGACAATCCGCGGTCGTTGTGGCCGTGCCAGTCGACTTTGACATCCTCGCCGGAGTCGGCGACGATTTGGCGGACAAATGTCACGAGATTGCGGACGCCGTACGGCATCGCGTGCCCGGTCGTATCGGCAATGCAGATGCGTCGCGCTCCGGCTTCGATGGCGCACGTATACAGTCGCTTCAGGTCCTCCGGACGGGAGCGTGTCGTATCCTCGGTCACGTACATCACCGGGAGCCCGTTGTCGACCGCGTACCGGACCGCGTCGTCAGTCAGCTTGAGAATGTGATCGATGGTCCAGTCCTCGGCGTA
It contains:
- a CDS encoding LeuA family protein; translated protein: MAKTPTIDKLIYDWNVHAADVADSIRDVELDDETLRDGLQNPSVTDPPVEKKIELLRLMSSLGIDAVNLGLPGAGPRARADITRMAEVIRDEKLGLFPNAAVRTVKADITPLIEIVRKTGFAIEAAAFIGSSPIRQYAEDWTIDHILKLTDDAVRYAVDNGLPVMYVTEDTTRSRPEDLKRLYTCAIEAGARRICIADTTGHAMPYGVRNLVTFVRQIVADSGEDVKVDWHGHNDRGLSVVNTLAAMKAGADRVHATGLGIGERVGNTPMDQLLVNLILDGISDRNPSRLGEYVRLVAEMCDVPLPHNYPVFGNDAFRTATGVHAAAIIKARNKGDDWLADRVYSGVPAGIFGLRQKIDIGFMSGVSNIVYWLREHQIEPEKRLVDEIFTAAKQHNKNLTEDQIWGIVKYHQFENETLLTDTLDEWKQRIAKK